GCACTATCTCGGTGCGAACAGAGTCAAGGAAAGCCGCATCAACTGGATACATGGCGCTTGCGAAGGTCATATCCTGCCATATGAGCAAACCTAATGTGTCAGCGAGTTCGTAGAAAAGATCGGATTCATAAATGCCACCACCCCAAATGCGTAACATATTCATATTGGCATCCCTGGCGGAAGTAAGCAGGTGCTTGACTGTGAGAAAGTGGACATGTTAGAGTTTATAGATATTTTTCGGTAGCTTCTCTTAGAGACTTCAATGCTTTTAAGCTACAAACTTGATAAGTATTCTTTCGTCTACCAATAAAAATTTGACCTCTAATCACAACTGCTTCATCGATTGACCTCTGACAGCAGAGACCAGGTGCGAAAGCGTTCGattcaaaatattattgataGCTTCGAAAATTGCACCTAAAATCACGCGCCTTTCGACAGTGCATAAAAAGTACTTACGTCGTTCGGGTTCTTGCATCTTCTCCGGCAGCACATGCGATGGCATATAGTTGGCGCCCTTTATAAAGATGTCCTCGCCATTTATGCGGAAGAAGAATGTGTAGCCATTACCTGAAAAGCCAGACGCAGTTGCTCTTTAcattagaaaatatgaaaaattcttttcaaatTCCTACGATTTGCTTGCTCCTGTTCCACAAGTTCTACTGTACGAAAACCGATGCGAATTGACTTCTGCGAGACTGTTGGCGAATCTATGTTTGGCCCTTCGTTACCTAGCCATGCATTGAGCACAAAATTAAAAGTGTATAGATTTTGGCTGCCAAAGCCATTGGGCCACCAAGCAATAACGGAGTTCTATAGATCGTTAGagaatgtttgaaaaattattaaatatgtatatgccaatTTGTTAAGCTTACCAAGGGAAAAGTTTGTGAAAACATTATAACGGGATTTTTACGCAACACCCTTTGCTTTGTGTAGTCCTTAATGATAACTGGCTCCTCCAAGATACcactaaaatgcaaaagaatgtATTGAGTGGCCTCATTTGGGTATATTTAAATTGTGAACTCACAAAGCGTAGAACTTGAGCTCAGCAAAGAAGTCCTCTGATCCGCCCACATCAAGGTACACATACATGTCGGCTTTCCAGTGCGTTTTCGTGCGGCTGATAACCACATCTACATCTCGAATAATCGCAACATCGTAGCATTCCAAGTATACGCCTTTCCTGTGTTTGACAATGCGCTTAGGTTCCTTAGATCTATTCATCCGCTTTGTACTTACCAAATTCCCATGGAAGGCACCGCCGGTGCAAAGTCCCATGAAAAACTGGACTGCATCTTGCGCAGCATATTGACATTGCACTCGCCATGATAGCGATCCGAGGGACAATTCGGCGGATAGTTGGTCGCATTAGTAGCGAAATCTGCGGCACGTTTCTTTGCCGCCAGTATCGGTGAGAATAGCTGTACTTCGATAACGTTGTCTTCGATCAGCAATTTGGTTATGTCGTAGCTATAGCGTACGAACATGTTGTCGGTGCGTCCTAAGACATGATTGTTCAAGCGTATCTCGGCGACGGTGTCGATGCCGTGGAAAGTCAAATTGCAGAGGTGCTTGGGCAAGTGGTTGCGAGCAACTGTGCGAAAGAAGGTTGAGTAAAAAGTCAGTGAAATATGTGACCTAACCGAGTAATATAGCTGTGGTTACGGCAAGTCACTTCGATTTGAgagttttaaatttcaaaagtttagGAATGTGGAATCAGCAGAATGTAGATGAGCTggataatataaattttcagaGACTTTTTACCTTTAAATGTTCGCGTATAAGTCCAGTTATCCAGCGCTATCCAACGCATGTTGATGTCATTGTAGGAGTTCAAAACTTCCTCGCCATATAGGACACTATAGACGCCCGATGGCAGTGGAATATTACTTTTGCTTACCGCTGTAAGTAAAACCATGCTGAAGATTTCTGGAAATTTTCGATGAACTTAAGAACTCACTCAGATTTTGATTTGTAATGCTCCAGTTGGCATTGAGATCTATAACTTCAACCAGCTCCGAGCGCGCGCCAAGGAGCAAACTTGCCAAACTAAGACTAAAGAGGACTGCTATCCTCTTTAAAATCATATTGCTACAAATTTGTTCTGAACTCTGGTATAATAATACCGTTACCGCACCGTTAAACTGTCAAATTATGACTGAGAGCAAACGATTTGCAAAGCTTTCATTTATACGCGAACGAAATTGAAAGAAATGGTCGGGCTAAAACAGCTGTTGAATGTGCACTcggcattttttcaaattagcAGATAAAATTCAAGTAACTTAGGCTTAGAACAGTTGTCACGTGCAAATTTTGTTGGCCGCTGGCGCCCAAAACGATAATGATGCTAAGAAAACACttgaaattattgaattgaAGGCTTCGTCAATTTGCAGACAGTGTGCTTTATCACTTaaccaaatatatttacaatttttatagcttacaataacaataataacatttcATATAAACAGATTTTGTCATATTAAGACACACCTGTCAATAAATCTCAAACACTTGTTAaatcatatatattatatatcacaTCACgtacacacaaacgcacacacacttatcactaaacatacatattagatatgtgtatgtatgtatatgcagatcTTATATATTAAACATCAGTTATCGAAAATTCGTCTTATCACAAGTCCAGTTTTCGGCGTCGCCGTCTTCGTGCGCTCGTTGCATTTTGCGCCTTTTTCGCCGCGTCTGCCAATAGATATTGGTTCATGGTTTGCACTTTTATATTCTCATTCGAGATGCTCATACATTCCGACGCATGCTCATATTCCAAATGCACGATTTTAACCGGATCTGCTTGTATGAAACCGTTATGTGAGAGTTTATATCTCTTGATTTGCGGATGTACGATTTGTATGAACACGTACAGCGCTGGCGAATTGATACGCACCAAGAGACTATAAGCGATTTGGCGTTTTAGCGACAGCGCGTCCTCATTGCAATATCGCCAGGATATCTCGACCTaaaagatttgaaaaatatgtcaaataGCGAAGGGGAGCGGAATTTGAGAGCAATAAAAAGAGCGTTTAACATTTAGTTAGTGATCATAAAGTGCCTTGGAActaggaaaaaaatgtaaagctaTTATAGTCTAGTCTAAACTAGCTGATTGCTCAGTTAGAGATCCCCAAAAGCTTAATAAAATGAGCGTTCTAAAGAGATGAAGGTCAAAAACTGTGGCTGTAAAAATTCAAACTACAAAAATACAGATATGAAATGAGTGACTTAGTTTGTCCGTTGAATATTGAATGTCTGATTCACCTCTTTCTATGTAATTTGGTTTTCTAAGGTTCTCATTGACTCAGCTATCGCATAAGGTATCGAAACTCCTCCACAATAATCCTTACTCTTCAAGTGAAATTCAGAATGATATACCGCACATTCATATTAGGTGGAAGCTACGCGGTGAGCTTCTTCAAGTTGGATATGACTCTTTACCCTTGATGTCTGATATAGATAGGTAGTTAGTCGCGATGTCTGACGACGCACCTAGGCCTTTTATAAACCCTTTGAAAAACTACCGGGACTAAAAACGTCTCACACTATTATGTGCTCTCTAAACCACCCTTTGCATCTGCTGAATTACGTCAGTTGAAAAAGGTATATGTATGTTCTACagcctcttcttcttcttcctctacACCTTGTCAGCTTCTACAATAATCATTGCATGATACCTGCTGGGATGTCTGTCAATAAAGCAATGACCGGTTAgcaaatttaaagcaaatatagTTCTAATGTCTGTCATTCTTTTTGAATTGCAATATGAGTAGTCGGCATGTGTGTTCCATATTCCATTGATGCCACGATTGTTCCCTTGTTGAGCAAGTTAGGAATTGACTCCATCCATACTCAACTATATCTGTAACATGATTGccgattaaatatctacaagtaaCCAGAAGCAAGTATGGTATAGTCCCTCTTTATGGGGATCTAATTGTACGGTGGTGATTGCTCTGGCTAGTTCATCCTCTTCACAGTCGtcagaaatattgttgtcgtGAATTAGGATATTAGAGCAAGACATTGCTTCACTATCTTCAatgaaaaactgagagacttTTCTGTTTTCAAAGCCGCTAagctatctgtatatataaatatattgcttCAAGCAACTACTTACTCAAAACAAGGAGGGTTTTCTTAATTGCAGTGGTATTGTAATCATAAGGCGAATCTGGTATCTATTTTGCTGAAAATATACCATCTACCACTGGTTTATTCAGTTTGGATTCGTGTCTTTGTCCACCTCACCCCTATCTTACTCTCCTGTGGAAGTTTAGGCAATATCCCCTATATCGAATTAAAGTTTAATTCTAAAAGCCTTGCTAAGTATTTTAGAATGTCAGTTAAAGAAGATTCCCTGAGTCTAAGAACTGACTTCGCTGTTAGTTGCTTATACTCGTATAACAGGTCTGAGGACAGAAATGTGTTTTAGTGCCTAATTTGGCGTTTTTCTAAGAGTTCTACGGATGCATTCTAACTGTTCTTTGTATGCTTTCCATACACTTTGCCGTGTATGGAAAAATCTTTTATTGATCACCAGATCAATGTACCTTCATCATCCTGACAACTGCTGTGTATGGTAGAGCCAGTGAGTTACACAAGAGTAGTCCTCATTTGGGCCCCACAACCCTTTTGCAAGTGTAAAGCTACGagtataaatgattttttttatttgatagtATAACATTCTAAGATATTCGGAAAGAATGGGAATATTATGgaaactatatgtatattttctggATTCCTCATTACTTTAGTAGTTCGAAAGTcgtttt
The sequence above is drawn from the Bactrocera tryoni isolate S06 chromosome 1, CSIRO_BtryS06_freeze2, whole genome shotgun sequence genome and encodes:
- the LOC120779878 gene encoding beta-mannosidase-like encodes the protein MILKRIAVLFSLSLASLLLGARSELVEVIDLNANWSITNQNLTVSKSNIPLPSGVYSVLYGEEVLNSYNDINMRWIALDNWTYTRTFKVARNHLPKHLCNLTFHGIDTVAEIRLNNHVLGRTDNMFVRYSYDITKLLIEDNVIEVQLFSPILAAKKRAADFATNATNYPPNCPSDRYHGECNVNMLRKMQSSFSWDFAPAVPSMGIWKGVYLECYDVAIIRDVDVVISRTKTHWKADMYVYLDVGGSEDFFAELKFYAFGILEEPVIIKDYTKQRVLRKNPVIMFSQTFPLNSVIAWWPNGFGSQNLYTFNFVLNAWLGNEGPNIDSPTVSQKSIRIGFRTVELVEQEQANRNGYTFFFRINGEDIFIKGANYMPSHVLPEKMQEPERLKHLLTSARDANMNMLRIWGGGIYESDLFYELADTLGLLIWQDMTFASAMYPVDAAFLDSVRTEIVQNAHRIAYHPSLVVLAANSENELALAQNLYGTLVEQKRFEHEYRTLYVHNVIHQLKSMQHPARVSPLLSTPSIGKRGEKYNYIAPDPQSAQYGDVHFFVVHENGWNVNIYPTPRFVTEYGFQSLPRTAAWKSSMRAEDNLMDIMRHRQHHPMAMLPIVNLIRPNLPLPLTKDARYTDALIYFSQIAQAMALKVETEWYRSLRNTEHRTMGALYWQLNDVWVAPSWSTIDFYGNYKLAYHWSKEFLAPITIIALPDTNNNAINVTIACDQLEVSSETVHVTVQLFKYDKLTAVNYTKIDTTLKSNSATNIRSLATSKIFTNDTTEKNTFLKFILHRGPIEISSTYFFPMSFNSAEGISDPELAYDLQWMHCIEKDQTYENAYTLKIAVKRPAFFVFIDIIHPKVGKFKLSQNGFIQTNPTTKVNVTFNADECIILQNSNVIIKTMHEFIS